Proteins found in one Candidatus Zixiibacteriota bacterium genomic segment:
- a CDS encoding DNA primase, whose product MAGPIPENIVEKIKNDTDILDLISEYVTLKKAGKNYVGLCPFHNEKTPSFTVSPDKGFFHCFGCKESGNAIGFIMRHESLDFPEALRFLAKRAGIAIPEKGSVDSIATKLYQAIEYAQSFYVKHLKNSTAYEYIKSRGINDDVIKELWVGFAPPGWDNLYKEILKDKLSPEVFEKAGLLVKREKQPGYYDKFRNRLMFPIYSLSGRSIGFGGRALNDEEGPKYLNSPETAIYHKGSVLYGLNWSKNSIRQSTKAVIAEGYFDYISLYQAGIKNIVAVSGTGFTANQANMLARFSGEVILLYDADSAGLKATYRAVEVLYNAGLEPKIVRLPEGSDPDSFIVEHGSEKLAMLIDSAKSYLEFVSDSLPDKFVRLSISHQEKLIKSLAETAAGIDDRLKHELFVRKAIEIFDLPLSAEAKFHKRGDVQQSRSKQTERLGRAKFEITYLGLIMSHPEFIDESLKVIKEDNFQDSLNRRIYEKLNIIDINNQPVGGHGFSVGDFLEHFTDKNLRQRLTEIIINETAGAPPEMLFDEYMANFKKFIVADRLGKLRIKLANAEKEGKIEESEKIYREFQDLQNTANQERI is encoded by the coding sequence ATGGCTGGCCCAATACCGGAAAACATTGTCGAAAAAATAAAAAATGACACCGATATCCTCGACTTGATTTCAGAATATGTTACGCTTAAAAAAGCCGGCAAAAATTATGTCGGTTTATGTCCGTTCCACAATGAGAAAACGCCGTCGTTTACTGTTTCGCCCGATAAGGGATTCTTCCATTGTTTCGGCTGTAAAGAATCAGGCAATGCCATAGGCTTTATCATGCGTCATGAAAGCCTGGATTTCCCGGAAGCCTTGAGATTCTTAGCCAAGCGCGCCGGTATCGCGATTCCCGAAAAAGGTTCCGTTGACTCCATCGCGACCAAACTTTACCAGGCGATTGAATACGCCCAAAGCTTCTATGTGAAGCATCTTAAAAACTCGACCGCCTATGAATATATTAAATCGCGCGGCATAAATGATGATGTGATTAAAGAGTTATGGGTTGGTTTTGCGCCTCCCGGCTGGGATAATCTGTATAAAGAGATTTTAAAAGATAAATTGTCGCCGGAGGTCTTTGAAAAAGCAGGCCTGCTGGTGAAACGTGAAAAACAACCGGGTTATTACGATAAATTCCGCAACCGGTTGATGTTTCCTATATACAGCCTTTCCGGCCGCTCTATCGGTTTTGGCGGGCGCGCATTAAACGATGAAGAAGGGCCTAAATATCTAAACTCGCCGGAGACTGCTATATATCATAAAGGGTCTGTGCTGTATGGTCTAAACTGGTCTAAAAATTCAATCCGTCAATCTACTAAAGCTGTTATTGCCGAGGGCTATTTCGATTACATCTCATTATATCAAGCTGGCATAAAAAATATAGTTGCCGTATCAGGCACCGGCTTTACCGCCAATCAGGCTAATATGCTGGCGCGTTTTAGTGGTGAGGTTATTCTCCTATATGATGCCGATTCGGCAGGCCTAAAAGCCACTTACCGGGCAGTTGAGGTTCTCTACAATGCAGGTCTTGAACCTAAGATTGTCAGGCTGCCCGAGGGTTCCGACCCCGACAGCTTTATCGTCGAGCATGGCTCTGAAAAGCTTGCTATGTTGATTGATTCTGCCAAAAGCTATCTCGAGTTTGTAAGCGATTCGCTTCCCGATAAATTTGTCCGGCTATCAATATCGCATCAGGAGAAACTTATCAAGTCATTAGCGGAAACTGCCGCCGGCATTGATGATAGATTAAAGCATGAATTATTTGTGCGTAAAGCCATTGAAATATTCGATCTCCCGCTGTCTGCAGAAGCTAAATTTCATAAACGGGGAGACGTCCAACAATCAAGAAGTAAGCAAACCGAACGGCTTGGCCGCGCTAAATTTGAGATTACATATCTTGGGTTAATAATGTCGCATCCCGAGTTTATTGATGAAAGTCTAAAAGTTATCAAGGAGGATAATTTTCAAGATTCTTTAAACAGAAGAATTTATGAAAAATTGAATATTATTGACATAAACAATCAGCCTGTCGGCGGACACGGCTTTTCAGTCGGCGATTTCCTTGAGCATTTTACAGATAAAAATCTCAGACAAAGATTAACCGAGATAATTATCAATGAAACTGCGGGAGCGCCGCCGGAGATGCTTTTTGATGAATATATGGCAAATTTTAAAAAGTTTATAGTAGCCGACCGTTTGGGCAAACTAAGAATCAAATTGGCCAATGCTGAAAAGGAGGGTAAAATCGAAGAATCAGAAAAAATTTACAGGGAATTTCAAGATCTTCAGAATACCGCTAACCAGGAGAGGATATAA
- a CDS encoding sigma-70 family RNA polymerase sigma factor, whose product MVEGENSGLPDFDRGLSLDNEGNAANGSENSSDVSIRREVDASDAGGDTTWVYFKDLGRFKILTREQEVAVARQIEQHKIHIKEIIFSSLAVLEKMIECQDKLINKEIRLEDIVSPETCRWFAPENIKREKLKVLNRLKKIKKIISNFDRPLGDYSQENLKDELKLRIQLRKKLMNEIEKFNFNLEFLDNLMYVFKKRTSGGRRFHRPQNNLPELKNNDPCGYLLAEELPVDELSRLKKKLRFLERELEAAKKIMIEANMRLVISIARKYIGRGMEFMDLVQEGNSGLVKAVDKFDYTKGFKFGTYASWWIRQAITRSLAEQAKTIRTPMYLNSQYGRVAKVSQNLFQKLGRKPNVKEISKLSGFSVDKVSDILQMIPQTVSLSKPLGDDEENQISNLIADPQFSTTSGKASFVYLQDQIEKTLNSLTVREEEIIRLRFGMNDGMPRTLEEVGLIFNLTRERIRQIEAKALKKLRHRTRSDKLRKCVDLL is encoded by the coding sequence ATGGTAGAAGGGGAAAATTCAGGGTTGCCAGATTTTGACCGTGGATTATCATTAGATAATGAAGGCAATGCGGCGAATGGCAGTGAGAATTCAAGTGATGTTAGTATACGCCGGGAAGTAGATGCCTCTGATGCGGGAGGCGATACTACTTGGGTATATTTTAAAGACCTTGGCAGGTTCAAAATTCTTACCAGGGAACAGGAAGTAGCTGTTGCTCGTCAGATAGAACAACATAAAATACACATCAAAGAGATAATATTTTCTTCATTAGCTGTCCTTGAAAAAATGATTGAGTGTCAGGACAAGCTTATCAATAAAGAAATCCGGCTTGAGGATATCGTTTCGCCGGAAACCTGCCGCTGGTTTGCTCCCGAAAACATCAAACGGGAAAAGCTGAAAGTTTTAAATCGCTTGAAAAAGATTAAGAAAATCATCAGCAATTTTGACAGGCCATTGGGAGATTACTCTCAAGAGAATCTTAAGGATGAGCTCAAATTACGCATTCAGTTGCGTAAAAAACTAATGAATGAAATCGAGAAATTCAATTTCAACCTTGAGTTTTTAGATAACCTTATGTATGTATTTAAAAAAAGAACTTCCGGAGGCAGAAGATTTCACCGCCCGCAAAACAACCTGCCCGAGTTGAAAAATAATGATCCTTGCGGATATTTATTGGCCGAGGAATTGCCTGTTGATGAACTTTCAAGATTAAAAAAGAAATTGCGCTTTCTCGAAAGAGAGTTGGAAGCTGCCAAAAAAATAATGATTGAAGCCAACATGCGCTTGGTAATTTCAATTGCCCGAAAATATATTGGCAGGGGCATGGAGTTTATGGACTTAGTACAAGAAGGCAATTCTGGCTTAGTTAAAGCTGTCGATAAATTCGATTATACAAAGGGCTTCAAATTCGGCACTTACGCTTCATGGTGGATACGTCAGGCTATCACCAGATCATTAGCCGAACAGGCCAAAACTATCCGTACGCCAATGTATCTAAATAGCCAGTATGGCAGAGTGGCTAAAGTTTCGCAAAACCTGTTCCAGAAACTCGGACGCAAACCGAATGTCAAGGAAATATCAAAACTTTCAGGCTTTTCGGTAGACAAAGTCTCTGATATCCTGCAGATGATACCCCAAACGGTCTCGCTTTCGAAACCGCTTGGCGATGATGAGGAAAACCAGATATCAAATCTGATTGCCGACCCGCAATTCTCGACAACTTCGGGCAAAGCGTCGTTTGTATATCTTCAGGACCAAATAGAAAAAACGCTAAACTCATTGACTGTCCGTGAGGAGGAAATCATCAGGCTGCGTTTCGGTATGAATGACGGTATGCCGCGCACTCTCGAGGAGGTCGGTTTGATATTTAATCTGACACGCGAACGCATCCGCCAAATTGAGGCCAAAGCGCTAAAGAAGCTGCGCCATCGCACTCGTTCCGATAAACTGAGAAAATGTGTTGATTTGCTGTGA
- the trmD gene encoding tRNA (guanosine(37)-N1)-methyltransferase TrmD yields MRIDVLTLFPEMITQPLNHSIIGRAVKNGVMNIQAHNIRDYAVDKHHTVDDKPFGGGTGMVMKSEPLYNAIKAIDPDNKAKKILTDASGYKFDQTAAKELMLEDWLLIICGRYKGVDERIKELFDLYELSVGDYVLTGGEIPALTIIDAVGRLVPGVIKEISSAQSDSYFEGLLGYPEYTQPREFMGHFVPEVLTGGNHKHIKRWRLEQSLKKTQTRRPDLLANRELDDEEKILLNLEDKDVENN; encoded by the coding sequence ATGAGGATAGACGTCTTGACATTATTTCCCGAAATGATTACCCAACCGCTCAATCACAGCATTATTGGGCGCGCGGTTAAAAACGGCGTGATGAATATTCAGGCGCATAATATTCGCGATTATGCTGTCGACAAGCACCATACCGTTGATGATAAGCCCTTCGGCGGCGGCACCGGCATGGTGATGAAAAGCGAACCTCTATATAATGCGATAAAAGCTATCGACCCCGATAATAAAGCTAAGAAGATATTAACCGATGCCTCCGGCTATAAATTCGACCAGACTGCGGCTAAAGAGCTTATGCTTGAAGACTGGCTTTTGATAATATGCGGCCGCTATAAGGGAGTCGATGAGCGTATAAAAGAACTGTTCGATTTATATGAACTTTCCGTTGGCGATTATGTTTTAACCGGCGGCGAAATACCGGCGCTGACAATAATAGATGCGGTTGGCAGACTTGTGCCGGGCGTTATCAAAGAGATTTCATCAGCCCAATCCGATTCATATTTCGAGGGATTGCTGGGCTATCCGGAATATACGCAGCCGCGCGAGTTTATGGGACATTTCGTGCCCGAGGTTTTAACCGGCGGCAATCACAAACATATAAAAAGATGGCGGCTTGAGCAATCATTAAAAAAAACGCAAACAAGAAGGCCTGATCTTTTGGCAAATAGAGAACTCGATGACGAAGAAAAAATACTATTGAATTTGGAGGATAAAGATGTTGAAAATAATTGA
- a CDS encoding ribonuclease HII — MSRKQPEIICGVDEVGRGPLAGPVVAAAVILDSNIIINGLTDSKKLTPAQRYRILSGILDNSQCYAVAGVSWFVIDKINILQASLLAMRRAIEKLSVYPDMVYVDGKFEIPGLEIPQRAVIGGDSKIPQVSAASIIAKIARDVYMIEMANQYPEYGFERHKGYGTKKHLEILDRIGPCEIHRRSFKPVSQMTL, encoded by the coding sequence ATGAGCAGGAAGCAGCCCGAAATAATCTGCGGTGTCGATGAGGTCGGTCGCGGTCCATTAGCAGGACCGGTTGTTGCCGCCGCTGTAATCCTCGATTCAAATATCATCATCAATGGCTTAACCGATTCCAAAAAACTTACACCTGCCCAAAGGTATCGAATCCTTTCAGGGATATTAGATAATTCCCAATGTTACGCTGTTGCCGGCGTTTCATGGTTTGTTATCGATAAGATAAACATACTTCAAGCCTCCTTGCTGGCTATGCGGCGGGCGATTGAGAAATTATCGGTATATCCCGACATGGTTTATGTGGATGGCAAATTCGAGATTCCCGGATTGGAGATTCCTCAACGAGCGGTCATCGGCGGCGACAGCAAGATACCGCAAGTTTCAGCCGCCTCGATTATTGCCAAAATCGCCCGTGATGTTTATATGATAGAGATGGCCAATCAATATCCCGAATATGGTTTCGAACGTCATAAGGGATATGGCACTAAAAAACATCTCGAAATTCTCGATAGAATAGGTCCCTGTGAAATTCACCGCCGAAGTTTTAAACCAGTTTCGCAAATGACATTATAG
- the rpsP gene encoding 30S ribosomal protein S16 has product MALTIRLRRLGAKKRPFYRIVAIDNKKAREGRFVDILGWYSPIDKPAKVKFHEDKIFKRLDDGAIISDTVNSLFKQTGLMAKYYKVKKGEDVSDVVVSETIKERTKKKKEKTAKAE; this is encoded by the coding sequence GTGGCACTGACAATAAGACTTCGGAGATTGGGAGCTAAAAAAAGACCGTTCTACCGGATTGTTGCAATTGATAACAAAAAAGCTCGCGAGGGACGATTTGTCGATATCCTTGGCTGGTATAGTCCGATTGATAAGCCGGCCAAAGTAAAATTTCATGAAGACAAAATTTTTAAACGTCTTGATGATGGAGCTATTATATCGGATACGGTTAATAGCTTGTTTAAACAAACCGGCTTGATGGCTAAGTATTATAAAGTAAAAAAGGGTGAAGATGTTTCGGATGTTGTCGTATCCGAAACTATTAAGGAAAGGACAAAAAAGAAGAAGGAAAAAACCGCTAAGGCTGAGTAA
- the rplS gene encoding 50S ribosomal protein L19: MLKIIESKYLKDKLPDFKAGDNIKVHIKIIEGDKERVQVFQGDVIAMRGSGINRSFTVRKISSGIGVEKIFALHSPNVTKIQVIRRGDVNRAKLYYLRERTGKRARIETKVAEKK, translated from the coding sequence ATGTTGAAAATAATTGAAAGCAAGTACCTGAAAGATAAACTGCCTGATTTTAAAGCCGGCGATAATATCAAGGTACACATCAAGATAATTGAGGGTGATAAAGAAAGAGTTCAGGTGTTTCAGGGTGATGTTATAGCCATGCGCGGTTCCGGAATCAATAGATCCTTTACGGTCAGAAAAATTTCATCAGGTATTGGAGTCGAAAAAATCTTCGCGCTTCATTCGCCCAATGTTACCAAGATACAGGTTATTCGCAGAGGCGATGTAAACAGAGCAAAACTGTATTACCTTCGTGAACGCACCGGCAAGCGGGCTAGAATTGAAACTAAGGTTGCCGAAAAGAAATAG
- the rimM gene encoding 16S rRNA processing protein RimM, producing MSPKDDTLIALGHIQKPRGLRGELTVLPYQADSINLRQGLQVLIKANNNSFETTIEDVKHISSRLGVKLKGIDNREAAEVYKNGELFCKFCFLPKMEKNEIYVFDLIGLKIIDDNDEGFGTIIDVRSFTANDLLVIESQHGEILVPMVKQFIDSISIDEGFVKIKRIREFIIS from the coding sequence GTGAGCCCTAAGGATGATACTCTGATTGCCCTGGGGCATATTCAAAAGCCCCGGGGCCTCAGGGGTGAATTGACGGTTTTACCATACCAGGCTGACAGCATAAACTTACGCCAGGGTTTGCAAGTCCTGATCAAAGCTAATAACAACTCATTCGAAACGACAATTGAAGATGTCAAGCATATCAGTTCCCGTTTAGGTGTGAAGCTTAAAGGAATTGATAATCGTGAGGCGGCGGAAGTTTATAAAAACGGAGAGTTATTTTGCAAATTTTGTTTTTTGCCAAAAATGGAAAAGAACGAAATTTATGTTTTTGATTTAATTGGATTGAAAATAATCGATGATAACGATGAAGGTTTTGGCACTATTATAGATGTTAGAAGTTTTACTGCCAATGATTTGCTGGTAATTGAATCTCAGCATGGCGAGATTCTGGTGCCGATGGTAAAGCAGTTCATCGATTCAATCTCTATTGATGAAGGGTTTGTGAAAATTAAAAGAATTCGCGAATTTATTATATCATGA
- the ffh gene encoding signal recognition particle protein yields the protein MFEQLTERLESVFKKITGRGILNEKDVKEAMREIRMALLEADVNYKVAKKLIVNIQERAVGQEVAKSIKPGQQVVKIVSDELTKLLGEQNAPLNTASQPPTIIMIIGLHGGGKTTLAGKLAKLLGSRGKHPLLVAADIHRPAAKKQLEVLAKSINMPYYTSDSNAPGICLEAVNHAKEKLYDTVILDTAGRLQIDDDLMAELADIKTKVNPAEVLFVADAMTGQEAVNVASSFNEKIGITGVALTKLDGDARGGAALSIKSVLDVPIKFVGIGEKLDAIEEFHPERMASRILGMGDIITLVEKAQQNVDIEKAKKLEQKLRKQEFTFEDFLDQLKQVKKMGPLESLLEMVPGMGGKLKGLSIDDKALPRIEAIICSMTVQERRNPSIINGSRRKRIARGSGTSVHDINVLLKQFTQMRKMMKNFSKFNFKGFPKGFPI from the coding sequence ATGTTTGAACAGTTGACTGAAAGACTTGAATCGGTATTCAAAAAGATTACCGGACGCGGCATCCTTAACGAAAAGGATGTCAAGGAAGCAATGCGGGAAATCCGCATGGCTCTTCTTGAGGCTGATGTCAATTACAAGGTCGCCAAAAAGCTAATTGTCAACATACAGGAACGCGCGGTCGGGCAAGAGGTTGCCAAATCGATAAAACCCGGTCAGCAGGTTGTAAAAATTGTCAGCGATGAGCTAACCAAGCTTCTCGGCGAACAAAATGCTCCTCTGAATACAGCTTCCCAGCCGCCGACAATCATCATGATAATAGGCCTTCATGGCGGCGGTAAAACAACGCTCGCCGGAAAGCTTGCCAAACTGCTTGGCTCGCGCGGCAAACATCCGCTTTTAGTGGCCGCTGATATTCATCGACCGGCAGCCAAAAAACAACTTGAGGTGCTGGCCAAATCAATTAATATGCCGTACTACACAAGCGATTCCAATGCTCCCGGAATATGCCTTGAGGCTGTAAATCACGCGAAGGAAAAGTTGTACGATACTGTTATTCTTGATACCGCCGGACGTTTGCAAATCGATGATGATTTAATGGCTGAGCTTGCAGATATAAAAACTAAGGTGAATCCCGCAGAGGTGTTGTTTGTGGCGGATGCAATGACCGGTCAGGAAGCGGTAAATGTCGCTTCCTCGTTCAACGAGAAAATCGGCATTACCGGTGTTGCCCTAACCAAACTGGATGGCGATGCCCGCGGCGGCGCGGCATTATCTATTAAATCGGTTCTGGATGTGCCGATTAAATTCGTCGGTATTGGTGAGAAACTTGATGCAATTGAGGAATTTCACCCCGAACGAATGGCCTCCCGGATTCTGGGTATGGGCGATATTATAACCTTAGTTGAAAAAGCCCAGCAGAACGTAGATATCGAAAAAGCTAAAAAACTCGAACAAAAGCTTCGCAAACAGGAATTTACTTTCGAGGATTTCCTTGACCAGTTAAAGCAGGTCAAGAAAATGGGACCGCTGGAGTCGCTTCTGGAAATGGTTCCGGGCATGGGCGGAAAGCTGAAAGGGCTTTCCATTGATGATAAGGCATTGCCCCGAATCGAGGCGATTATTTGTTCGATGACTGTTCAGGAACGCCGTAATCCGTCAATAATTAACGGCTCAAGAAGAAAAAGAATTGCGCGCGGCAGCGGAACATCTGTACATGATATTAATGTTCTATTAAAGCAATTTACGCAGATGCGGAAAATGATGAAGAATTTTTCAAAGTTTAATTTCAAAGGTTTTCCGAAAGGGTTTCCGATATAA
- a CDS encoding KH domain-containing protein: MKEFIEVIARALVDNPENVEVTDVEGEKTTVYELRVAPEDLGKVIGRKGQTAKAIRTLIAAVSAKKGKRALLEILE, translated from the coding sequence ATGAAAGAGTTCATCGAAGTCATAGCACGCGCACTGGTTGATAACCCTGAAAATGTCGAAGTCACCGATGTTGAAGGCGAAAAGACAACCGTATATGAGTTGAGAGTCGCTCCGGAAGACCTGGGAAAGGTTATAGGACGCAAAGGGCAGACCGCTAAAGCTATCAGAACATTGATAGCTGCTGTCTCAGCCAAGAAAGGTAAAAGGGCCTTACTGGAAATTCTGGAGTAG